A region from the Triticum urartu cultivar G1812 chromosome 1, Tu2.1, whole genome shotgun sequence genome encodes:
- the LOC125535497 gene encoding uncharacterized protein LOC125535497, with protein MATTRLRLLLLLFTLLAGTAVFSVSAARDAPAEPAVAGPVGAEPSAYEMLEKFGFPKGILPVGVTGYTLRRSDGAFQVFMDKDCEFEVDGGYKLTYKRTISGRVAGGSLWDLRGVSVKIFFVNWGIDQVVMADADHLMFYVGPLSQAFTSDNFEESPQCRCRGNGVADVGEGAGVGVATM; from the coding sequence ATGGCCACCACGCGACTCCGCCTCCTACTCCTCCTATTCACGCTGCTCGCCGGCACCGCCGTCTTCTCCGTCTCCGCCGCCCGCGACGCCCCTGCCGAGCCGGCCGTCGCGGGTCCGGTCGGCGCGGAGCCGAGCGCCTACGAGATGTTGGAGAAATTTGGCTTCCCAAAGGGAATACTCCCGGTGGGCGTCACCGGCTACACGCTCCGGCGGTCGGACGGCGCGTTCCAGGTGTTCATGGACAAGGATTGCGAGTTCGAGGTGGACGGCGGGTACAAGCTTACCTACAAGCGGACGATCTCCGGCAGGGTGGCCGGCGGCAGCTTGTGGGACCTCCGGGGCGTCTCGGTGAAGATCTTCTTCGTCAACTGGGGCATCGACCAGGTGGTCATGGCCGACGCCGACCACCTCATGTTCTACGTCGGCCCGCTCTCCCAGGCCTTCACGTCGGACAACTTCGAGGAGTCCCCGCAGTGCAGGTGCCGTGGCAACGGCGTCGCGGACGTTGGCGAGGGCGCCGGCGTGGGCGTGGCGACGATGTAG